A window of Proteus columbae contains these coding sequences:
- the tehB gene encoding SAM-dependent methyltransferase TehB — MELVSYKTMPEWTRTSIPLALLERHNTKEGTYAQMRVLQGNMTFVVFNDDGSQISVECNTEDQPPLIQPQQWHKIDKASDDVRCQLSFLCAPEDKLFKENDLSLPHSEVRYMATFTQPCKVLDLGAGRGRNSFYLASQGYDVTALDINASHIDAIETVKTKTGLAVKSGLYDINKASLTEKYDIILSTVVLMFCQRERIESIIKNMQECTNSNGINVIVCPVETPNSDPAEIPFKTFLRPNELADYYKDWEIIKYNEDPGHLHKTDANGNRIALNFATLIARKK, encoded by the coding sequence ATGGAACTTGTAAGTTATAAAACAATGCCAGAGTGGACTCGTACATCCATTCCTTTAGCGTTATTAGAACGTCACAATACAAAGGAAGGCACTTATGCCCAAATGCGAGTACTGCAAGGCAACATGACATTTGTTGTTTTTAATGATGATGGTTCACAAATTTCAGTTGAGTGTAATACTGAGGATCAGCCACCTTTAATTCAACCTCAACAGTGGCATAAAATAGATAAAGCCAGTGATGATGTACGTTGCCAGCTCTCTTTTTTATGTGCCCCAGAAGATAAGCTATTTAAAGAAAACGACTTATCATTACCGCATTCTGAAGTACGCTATATGGCAACGTTTACTCAGCCTTGCAAGGTGTTAGATTTAGGTGCTGGTCGTGGTCGAAACAGCTTCTATTTAGCGTCTCAAGGTTATGATGTGACGGCGTTAGATATTAATGCTTCACATATTGATGCTATTGAAACAGTTAAAACTAAAACAGGATTGGCTGTAAAAAGTGGCTTATATGATATTAATAAAGCTTCACTTACTGAGAAATACGATATTATTCTTTCAACCGTTGTATTGATGTTCTGCCAACGGGAACGTATTGAAAGTATTATTAAAAATATGCAGGAATGTACCAACTCTAACGGTATTAATGTGATTGTTTGCCCTGTTGAAACGCCAAATAGTGATCCAGCTGAAATTCCATTTAAAACCTTTTTACGTCCAAACGAGTTAGCTGATTATTATAAAGACTGGGAAATTATTAAATATAATGAGGATCCAGGACATTTACATAAAACAGATGCAAATGGCAATCGTATCGCCTTAAATTTTGCTACTTTAATCGCACGCAAAAAATAG
- a CDS encoding YceI family protein: protein MFKKALLGLTAGALLLNASTALAADYAIDKQGQHAFVQFRIQHLGYSWLYGTFKDFDGTFSYDKEDPSKDKVDVVIKTGSLDTNHAERDKHLRSADFFNASKYPEARFVSTQVTRDGENYVVTGNLTLNGVTKPVSLNAKLIGEGTDPWKGYRAGFEATGKVNLKEFNFKSDLGPKAQEAELIISVEGVKKA, encoded by the coding sequence ATGTTTAAGAAAGCTTTATTAGGTTTAACAGCAGGTGCGTTGTTATTAAATGCAAGTACTGCTTTAGCAGCAGATTATGCTATTGATAAACAAGGCCAACACGCATTTGTACAGTTCCGTATCCAACATTTAGGCTATAGCTGGTTATACGGCACTTTTAAAGATTTCGATGGTACATTTAGTTACGATAAAGAAGATCCATCAAAAGACAAAGTTGATGTTGTGATTAAAACAGGAAGCTTAGATACTAATCACGCAGAACGTGATAAGCACTTACGTAGCGCTGATTTTTTTAATGCAAGCAAATATCCTGAAGCTCGATTCGTCTCAACCCAAGTTACTCGTGATGGCGAAAACTATGTAGTAACAGGTAATTTAACATTAAATGGTGTGACTAAACCTGTTTCATTAAATGCAAAATTAATTGGCGAAGGTACTGATCCTTGGAAAGGTTACCGTGCTGGTTTTGAAGCAACAGGTAAAGTTAATCTGAAAGAGTTTAATTTTAAATCAGATTTAGGACCAAAAGCACAAGAAGCAGAATTAATTATCTCTGTTGAAGGTGTGAAAAAAGCGTAA
- a CDS encoding alanine/glycine:cation symporter family protein yields the protein MDFITNILSAINGVVWGVPMLVGILGIGLFMQFRLGFLPIRKLGTGFKLLFEKNDKRGEGQISPFNALMTALSATIGTGNIAGVATAVVLGGPGALFWMWMTALVGMATKYSEAVLAVRFREVDKYGNYVGGPMYYIKNGLGKNWVWLGTVFAVFGSFAGFGIGNTVQANSVADVLESNFGISTTITAIVLVVLVGAVLIGGIKRIADVAGKLVPIMTVGYFGAGIVVLALNVTAIPDAIILIVKSAFTPVAAQGGFAGAAVWAAIRFGVARGVFSNEAGLGSAPIAHATAKTQNPVRQGLIAMLGTFIDTIIVCSVTGLTIVITGQWLTGQSGATLTAASFSIAIPGGNYIVAIALAIFAFTTILGWSFYGEKCVQYLFGPKAIMPFRIAWLIALPVGATQSLEFVWLLADTLNAMMAIPNLIALALLSPVVYRLTRDHIKDVNADNIELDKETHSVSKKEAEAE from the coding sequence ATGGATTTTATCACTAATATATTAAGCGCTATAAATGGCGTGGTATGGGGAGTTCCGATGCTTGTCGGTATTCTCGGTATCGGACTTTTTATGCAGTTTCGACTTGGCTTTTTACCTATTAGGAAATTAGGTACAGGATTTAAGCTGTTATTTGAAAAAAATGATAAAAGAGGCGAAGGTCAGATATCACCATTTAATGCGTTGATGACCGCACTATCCGCCACCATTGGAACGGGTAATATTGCTGGTGTTGCAACGGCTGTTGTCTTAGGTGGTCCCGGTGCATTGTTCTGGATGTGGATGACTGCATTAGTGGGAATGGCAACCAAATATTCAGAAGCCGTGCTTGCTGTACGTTTCCGTGAAGTTGATAAATATGGAAACTATGTCGGTGGGCCAATGTATTACATCAAAAATGGCTTAGGTAAAAATTGGGTTTGGCTAGGTACTGTTTTTGCTGTCTTTGGGAGTTTTGCAGGTTTTGGTATTGGTAATACGGTACAAGCAAACTCTGTGGCTGATGTACTGGAAAGTAATTTTGGCATTTCGACGACAATCACCGCTATTGTGCTCGTTGTTTTAGTCGGTGCTGTACTTATTGGAGGCATTAAGCGTATTGCTGATGTTGCCGGTAAATTAGTTCCTATTATGACCGTTGGCTATTTTGGTGCAGGTATTGTTGTTTTAGCACTGAATGTGACTGCGATCCCAGATGCTATTATCCTTATTGTTAAATCTGCATTTACACCAGTTGCTGCTCAAGGTGGTTTTGCAGGTGCAGCTGTTTGGGCGGCGATCCGTTTTGGTGTTGCGCGTGGTGTTTTTTCAAATGAAGCGGGATTGGGTAGTGCACCTATTGCCCATGCAACGGCAAAAACACAAAATCCTGTTCGCCAAGGTTTGATTGCGATGCTGGGAACTTTTATTGATACCATCATTGTCTGCTCTGTTACAGGATTAACTATTGTTATCACAGGACAATGGTTAACAGGGCAAAGTGGTGCAACATTAACCGCCGCATCATTCTCTATCGCTATTCCGGGTGGTAACTATATTGTGGCAATTGCATTAGCTATTTTTGCATTTACCACGATTTTAGGCTGGAGTTTTTACGGTGAAAAATGTGTGCAATACCTGTTTGGACCTAAAGCTATTATGCCATTTCGTATTGCTTGGCTGATTGCGTTACCAGTTGGGGCAACACAATCATTAGAATTTGTGTGGTTATTAGCCGATACACTCAATGCAATGATGGCGATCCCTAACTTAATCGCATTAGCGTTATTAAGCCCTGTTGTTTATCGCTTAACAAGAGATCATATAAAAGATGTTAACGCTGATAATATTGAATTAGATAAAGAAACTCATTCAGTGAGCAAAAAAGAAGCCGAAGCAGAGTAA
- a CDS encoding aldehyde dehydrogenase family protein yields MINLNNVPSEFRPLESYKMLIGGEWVSSTSQKTTKTYSPATGELLSEYQSGSAEDVERAVSAARNAFKTWSKTSPAERQALLLKIADRLEQEQERFAWIESLDNGKPLNESKNIDLPASIDHFRYFAGVIRSHTDESAVLDENTISLVIREPIGVVGQIIPWNFPLLMAAWKLAPAIAAGDTVVINPATLTSLSLLELGRILNEILPAGVINIVTGRGSVVGQAILEHEDIDKLAFTGSTNVGYTVAEAAAKKMVPATLELGGKSANIVFPDANMKKAVKYSALAILMNQGQACESGSRLFLHKDIHDEFLKALKTEFESIRVGDPLDPNTQMGTQVSQDQMDTILGYVELAKKEGATVLTGGERITGEGYDDGFFVRPTIIINATNQMRVAREEIFGPVLCVIPFDNEDEVIDMANDSEYGLGGGVWTQDINRALRVAKAVRTGRMWVNTYHELPAHAPFGGYKKSGLGRETHKMMLDAYSQVKNIFISMKE; encoded by the coding sequence ATGATTAATTTAAATAATGTTCCATCAGAATTTCGCCCTCTAGAAAGCTACAAAATGTTAATTGGAGGAGAATGGGTATCTAGCACATCGCAAAAAACAACCAAAACCTATAGCCCTGCTACTGGTGAATTATTAAGTGAATACCAATCTGGTAGTGCTGAAGATGTTGAACGCGCAGTGAGCGCTGCACGTAACGCATTCAAAACATGGAGCAAAACGTCACCTGCAGAGCGTCAAGCCCTCTTATTAAAAATCGCAGATCGTTTAGAGCAAGAGCAAGAACGCTTTGCTTGGATTGAATCGCTTGATAACGGTAAGCCACTCAATGAGTCGAAAAACATAGATTTACCTGCCTCTATTGACCATTTTCGATATTTTGCAGGCGTGATACGCTCTCATACCGATGAAAGTGCCGTCCTAGACGAAAATACCATTAGCCTTGTTATTCGCGAACCTATTGGTGTTGTGGGCCAAATTATTCCATGGAACTTCCCATTATTAATGGCAGCATGGAAATTGGCACCAGCGATTGCGGCAGGTGATACCGTGGTTATTAATCCAGCAACACTGACTTCCCTTTCATTATTAGAGCTAGGTCGTATTTTAAATGAAATATTACCAGCTGGTGTGATCAATATTGTCACAGGGCGCGGATCTGTTGTAGGCCAAGCTATTTTAGAACACGAAGATATTGATAAACTTGCGTTTACAGGTTCTACCAATGTGGGTTATACCGTAGCAGAAGCCGCAGCGAAAAAAATGGTTCCAGCAACATTGGAATTAGGCGGTAAATCAGCCAATATCGTGTTCCCTGATGCAAACATGAAAAAAGCGGTCAAATATTCAGCATTAGCAATTTTGATGAACCAAGGACAAGCTTGTGAATCAGGTTCACGTTTGTTCTTACATAAAGATATTCATGATGAATTTTTGAAAGCATTAAAAACTGAATTTGAGAGTATTCGTGTCGGTGACCCACTTGATCCGAATACGCAAATGGGTACACAAGTTAGCCAAGATCAAATGGATACTATCTTAGGCTATGTTGAACTCGCTAAAAAAGAAGGTGCGACAGTATTAACAGGCGGTGAACGTATCACCGGTGAAGGTTATGATGATGGTTTCTTTGTTCGCCCTACTATCATTATCAATGCCACAAACCAAATGCGTGTTGCTCGTGAAGAAATTTTTGGACCTGTATTATGTGTTATCCCATTTGATAATGAAGATGAAGTTATCGACATGGCAAACGACTCTGAATATGGGCTAGGTGGTGGTGTTTGGACTCAAGATATTAACCGTGCCTTACGTGTTGCAAAAGCAGTAAGAACTGGTCGTATGTGGGTTAACACTTATCACGAACTCCCAGCTCACGCACCATTTGGGGGTTACAAGAAATCAGGTTTAGGACGTGAAACACATAAAATGATGTTAGATGCTTATAGCCAAGTGAAAAATATCTTCATCAGTATGAAAGAATAA
- a CDS encoding cytochrome b, whose protein sequence is MQWRNNASRYGHLSLLLHWGSALTVYGMFALGLWMVTLGYYDSWYHSAPEIHKSIGILLFIILIVRVIWRWISPPPKALSSYSKLTRISAHIAHMLLYLILFSILISGYLISTADGQAISVFDWFSVPAIFTGEAEQADLAGDIHLYLAWAVVLLSLLHAAGALKHHFIDKDVTLKRMLGMRTK, encoded by the coding sequence ATGCAATGGCGAAATAATGCGTCTCGCTATGGGCACTTGTCACTCCTTTTACACTGGGGGTCGGCGCTTACTGTCTATGGTATGTTTGCTTTAGGGCTGTGGATGGTGACGCTAGGGTATTATGATAGCTGGTATCATTCTGCACCTGAAATACATAAGAGCATTGGTATTCTTTTATTTATTATTTTGATCGTGCGTGTGATATGGCGTTGGATCTCTCCGCCTCCTAAAGCTTTATCAAGTTACAGTAAATTGACACGCATTAGTGCTCATATTGCACATATGCTTTTATATTTAATCTTATTTTCTATTCTGATTAGTGGTTATTTAATTTCGACCGCTGATGGACAAGCTATATCTGTATTTGATTGGTTTTCTGTGCCTGCCATTTTTACAGGAGAAGCCGAACAAGCGGATTTAGCGGGCGATATTCATCTTTATTTAGCCTGGGCAGTGGTTTTGTTATCGCTATTACATGCTGCTGGTGCTTTAAAACATCACTTTATTGATAAAGATGTCACGTTAAAACGCATGCTAGGAATGCGGACTAAATAA
- the hcp gene encoding hydroxylamine reductase, giving the protein MYCVQCEQTMKTPVGNGCAYAQGMCGKTAETSDLQDLLVAVLEGLSAWALAARGVGIIDHDVDSFAPRAFFSTLTNVNFDSDRIVGYAKEAIYFRESLKSRTLAKNAAIQVTNPRAEIQLAGNDLDSLQKQAQLFALNADKAQIGDDLHGLRMLCLYGLKGAAAYMEHAHVLGQYDNEIYAEYHRYMAWLGTDPADMNELLENAMGIGQMNFRIMAILDKGETQAYGNPTPVTVNVRPVAGKAILISGHDLKDLQMLLEQTEGKGINIYTHGEMLPAHGYPELKKYKHLVGNYGSGWQNQQIEFAKFPGPVLMTSNCIIDPNVGNYGDRIWTRSIVGWPGVKHITGDDFSEMIEQAQSLEGFPYNEIEHLITVGFGRETLLNAADTVIDLVSQKKLRHVFLVGGCDGSRGERSYYTDLAREIPQDCLIMTLACGKYRFNKLDFGTLEGLPRLLDVGQCNDAYSAIMLAVNLAEKLGCGVNDLPLSLILSWFEQKAIVILLTLLSLGVKNIYTGPTAPAFLTDNLLAVLNEKFGMRSITTPEQDLKDILSA; this is encoded by the coding sequence ATGTATTGTGTGCAATGTGAACAAACAATGAAAACGCCTGTAGGTAATGGTTGTGCCTATGCGCAAGGTATGTGTGGTAAAACAGCAGAAACTTCTGATCTTCAAGATTTACTCGTTGCGGTATTAGAAGGGCTTTCAGCGTGGGCTTTAGCAGCGCGTGGCGTTGGTATTATTGATCATGATGTAGATAGCTTTGCTCCTCGTGCTTTTTTCTCTACGTTAACTAACGTCAACTTTGATTCTGATCGCATTGTTGGTTATGCGAAAGAAGCTATCTATTTCCGTGAAAGTTTGAAATCTCGTACTTTAGCGAAAAATGCAGCAATTCAAGTCACTAATCCAAGAGCTGAAATCCAATTAGCGGGTAACGATTTAGACAGTTTACAAAAACAAGCTCAGCTTTTTGCTTTAAATGCAGATAAAGCGCAAATCGGTGATGATCTTCATGGGTTACGTATGCTGTGCCTGTATGGCTTAAAAGGAGCTGCGGCTTATATGGAGCATGCGCATGTTTTAGGTCAGTATGACAATGAAATTTATGCAGAATATCACCGTTATATGGCGTGGTTAGGTACTGATCCTGCTGATATGAATGAGTTGTTAGAAAATGCGATGGGCATTGGTCAAATGAACTTCCGCATTATGGCTATTCTTGATAAAGGCGAAACTCAAGCTTACGGTAACCCTACACCAGTTACTGTTAACGTGCGCCCTGTTGCAGGTAAAGCGATTTTAATTTCAGGTCATGATCTGAAAGATTTGCAAATGCTACTTGAGCAAACTGAAGGTAAAGGGATTAACATTTATACTCATGGTGAAATGTTACCTGCTCATGGTTATCCAGAACTTAAAAAATATAAACACTTAGTGGGTAACTACGGAAGTGGTTGGCAGAATCAGCAAATTGAGTTTGCAAAATTCCCAGGTCCTGTATTAATGACTTCAAACTGTATTATCGATCCTAATGTTGGTAATTACGGTGACCGTATTTGGACTCGCAGTATTGTAGGCTGGCCGGGTGTAAAACATATTACTGGTGATGACTTCTCTGAAATGATTGAACAAGCACAATCATTAGAAGGTTTCCCATACAATGAAATTGAGCATTTAATTACAGTTGGTTTCGGTCGTGAAACACTATTAAATGCCGCTGATACTGTGATTGATTTAGTTTCACAGAAAAAATTACGTCATGTTTTCTTAGTGGGGGGGTGTGATGGTAGCCGTGGTGAACGTAGCTACTACACCGATCTTGCAAGAGAAATTCCACAAGACTGTTTAATTATGACTTTGGCGTGTGGTAAATACCGTTTCAATAAACTAGATTTCGGTACTTTAGAAGGCTTACCACGCTTACTTGATGTGGGTCAGTGTAACGATGCTTACTCAGCGATTATGCTAGCCGTTAACCTTGCTGAAAAATTAGGTTGTGGTGTGAATGACTTACCACTGTCTTTAATTCTCTCTTGGTTCGAGCAAAAAGCGATTGTTATCTTATTGACACTGCTTTCATTAGGCGTGAAAAACATTTATACCGGTCCAACAGCACCAGCGTTCTTAACTGACAATCTGCTGGCGGTACTAAATGAGAAATTTGGTATGCGCTCTATTACTACACCAGAACAAGATCTTAAAGATATTCTTTCTGCTTAA
- the clcA gene encoding H(+)/Cl(-) exchange transporter ClcA yields the protein MHNHKSAQNTQNERRFNLFRKAQETNLAPLKILLLSAVVGSLAGLVGVLFEKSVSWVIHFRQEELIKTFTNPYILAISTLLFSSILAMLGYYLVKKFSPESGGSGIPEIEGAMIDIRPVRWWRVLPVKFIASIGTLGSGMVLGREGPTVQLGANIGQLVNDISRVKDKESRHTLLATGAAAGLTAAFNAPLAGILFIIEEMRPQFKYSLISIKAVFIGVIMSCIVFRLFNGEGGVIHIGKFSSAPLNTLWLYLVLGMLFGIIGVIFSKLLFYVQTQFQRFYQDKTSRFVLTGGIIGGLCGLLALIIPEITGGGFSIIPALSTGQYSLIALLLFFVLRTITSIVSFASGAPGGIFAPTLALGTLFGSAFGLTATLLFPDYQIQIGTFAIAGMGALFAATVRAPLTGIVLVLEMTDNYQLILPMIITCLGATMLAQLLGGRPIYTVLLERILQKSEEKEQTDQSLDIKSDKSPQQ from the coding sequence ATGCATAATCATAAATCAGCACAAAATACCCAAAATGAACGTCGTTTTAATCTGTTCAGAAAAGCGCAAGAAACCAATCTTGCACCACTAAAAATCCTACTACTATCCGCTGTGGTTGGCTCACTAGCTGGATTAGTGGGTGTTTTATTTGAAAAAAGTGTTAGTTGGGTGATTCATTTTCGACAAGAAGAACTGATTAAAACCTTTACTAATCCTTATATTCTGGCAATAAGTACTTTGCTTTTTTCCTCTATTTTAGCAATGCTGGGATATTATTTAGTCAAGAAGTTTTCACCCGAATCGGGTGGCTCTGGAATACCTGAAATTGAAGGTGCGATGATAGATATTCGCCCTGTTCGTTGGTGGCGAGTATTACCTGTAAAATTTATTGCCAGTATTGGAACTTTAGGCTCTGGTATGGTGTTAGGACGAGAAGGTCCAACGGTTCAATTAGGTGCCAATATCGGCCAGCTCGTAAATGATATTTCTCGAGTAAAAGATAAAGAGTCACGCCACACGTTATTAGCAACTGGTGCAGCCGCAGGATTAACCGCTGCTTTTAATGCACCTCTAGCGGGTATTTTATTTATTATTGAGGAGATGCGACCTCAATTTAAATACAGTCTTATTTCAATTAAAGCAGTCTTTATTGGCGTTATTATGTCTTGCATTGTTTTTCGCCTATTTAATGGTGAAGGCGGTGTTATTCATATCGGTAAATTTTCATCCGCACCACTCAACACACTCTGGCTGTATTTAGTTTTGGGTATGTTATTTGGCATTATTGGCGTTATATTCAGTAAGCTACTTTTTTATGTTCAAACCCAATTTCAGCGTTTCTATCAAGATAAAACATCACGCTTTGTTTTAACTGGTGGCATCATCGGTGGGCTTTGTGGCTTATTAGCATTAATTATTCCTGAAATAACTGGCGGTGGATTTAGTATTATTCCTGCGCTGAGTACAGGACAATATTCCCTGATTGCGCTATTACTTTTCTTTGTTTTACGAACGATCACATCTATTGTCAGTTTTGCCTCTGGTGCTCCTGGCGGTATATTTGCACCCACTCTGGCACTAGGTACTCTATTTGGCAGTGCATTCGGATTAACTGCAACCTTACTTTTCCCCGATTATCAAATTCAAATCGGTACATTTGCTATTGCAGGAATGGGCGCATTATTTGCGGCAACGGTAAGAGCACCACTAACAGGGATCGTCCTCGTATTAGAAATGACCGATAATTATCAACTTATTCTGCCTATGATCATTACCTGCTTAGGTGCAACGATGTTGGCGCAACTATTAGGTGGTCGCCCTATTTATACGGTTTTATTAGAACGCATATTACAAAAGTCTGAAGAAAAAGAACAAACAGACCAATCCCTCGACATTAAAAGCGATAAATCACCACAACAATAA
- a CDS encoding NAD-binding protein, which yields MMSLLLILNGIFIIHSILLSRGIYLDWEIHGFSAWLKSLGLLKLLDIPKVMLACALILLSIFMYLGARIAWCVSLILLVTIVFLDVAVYQQIGIQAYFSFILAIGLLISWRAFPHHSLTSAGFVAFICIFSLLLFSMLGSLYIGDEFKPHITTLMDAFYFSIVCMTTLGFGDIVPISTNARIFTLTVVILGITVFTTSIVYVMGFLARGTRDIVKKRIAKMHNHFIIIGSSALASQLEKGLREQGKPVIAICTDKSKASYDAQANIIEGDPTNLKTLLSANIAKASWVVTLSESDAENTFILLTIQECSNVDAKLITIINQDENRDKISRLRPDMLFSLASLGKEIMMKVLCGESISSSDVTDLLLNKYLKS from the coding sequence ATGATGTCTTTATTACTTATCTTGAATGGTATTTTTATCATTCACTCCATTTTGCTGTCTCGTGGTATTTATCTGGATTGGGAAATACACGGGTTTTCTGCATGGCTTAAATCATTAGGGCTATTAAAACTTCTCGATATACCAAAGGTGATGTTGGCTTGTGCGTTAATCTTGCTCTCAATATTTATGTATCTAGGGGCGAGGATCGCGTGGTGTGTTTCCCTGATTTTATTAGTTACCATTGTTTTTCTTGATGTTGCGGTTTATCAGCAAATTGGCATTCAGGCTTATTTTTCTTTTATTTTAGCGATTGGGTTATTAATCAGTTGGCGCGCATTTCCGCACCATAGTTTAACCAGTGCTGGTTTTGTGGCTTTTATCTGTATTTTTTCTTTGCTGTTATTCTCAATGTTGGGAAGTCTTTATATTGGTGATGAATTTAAGCCACATATTACAACGTTGATGGATGCGTTCTATTTTTCTATTGTCTGCATGACGACACTAGGGTTTGGCGATATTGTGCCAATTAGCACGAATGCACGTATTTTTACTCTCACTGTTGTTATCTTGGGAATAACAGTTTTTACTACTTCCATTGTGTATGTCATGGGATTTCTTGCGCGCGGTACTCGCGATATTGTTAAGAAAAGGATCGCTAAAATGCATAATCATTTTATTATTATTGGTTCATCGGCATTAGCTTCTCAATTAGAAAAAGGGTTAAGAGAACAAGGGAAACCTGTTATTGCGATTTGTACCGATAAAAGTAAAGCCTCTTATGACGCGCAAGCCAATATTATTGAAGGTGATCCAACTAATCTTAAAACATTGCTATCTGCCAATATTGCGAAAGCGAGTTGGGTTGTTACTTTATCTGAAAGTGATGCAGAAAATACCTTTATTTTGCTGACTATCCAAGAATGTTCTAATGTTGATGCCAAATTGATCACCATTATTAATCAAGATGAAAATAGGGATAAGATCAGCCGATTACGTCCTGATATGCTGTTTTCTTTAGCATCATTAGGCAAAGAAATTATGATGAAAGTTTTATGTGGTGAATCTATTTCCTCCTCAGATGTGACTGATTTGCTTTTAAACAAATATTTAAAATCATAG
- a CDS encoding linear amide C-N hydrolase — translation MMRKLCRTFLGTLLVSGFLMAGITEVDACTRVVYLGDNNQIITARSMDWKYDIGTNLWIFPQGMQRSGEAGDNSIKWVSKYGSVIASGYDISTTDGMNEKGLVANLLWLAESDYPTYSKDKPALSISAWAQYVLDNFASVEEAVNALESEPFIVLTDKVPGQDRMATLHLSLSDATGDSAIIEYINGKQVIHHSKEYQVMTNSPIFSEQLALNSYWQQIGGTVMLPGTNRASDRFARASFYVNAIPKAQSSKKSLASVFGVIRNVSVPYGLSTAESPEISSTRWRTVADHKNQLYFFESALSPNTFWVNLKEIDFSKESGKVMTLPLGEEQSIIYSANATRHFKPAEPFKFQGLDNIPLNN, via the coding sequence ATGATGAGAAAATTATGTCGTACTTTTTTAGGTACTCTACTTGTATCTGGATTTTTAATGGCGGGTATTACAGAGGTGGATGCCTGCACTCGAGTTGTTTACTTAGGCGATAATAACCAAATTATTACGGCTCGCTCAATGGATTGGAAATATGATATAGGAACTAATTTATGGATATTTCCGCAAGGTATGCAGCGCTCAGGAGAGGCAGGCGATAATTCGATTAAGTGGGTATCTAAATATGGTAGCGTTATCGCATCAGGTTACGATATCTCAACCACAGATGGGATGAATGAAAAAGGCTTGGTGGCTAATTTATTGTGGTTGGCGGAATCTGATTATCCAACATATTCCAAAGATAAACCCGCATTGTCAATTTCAGCTTGGGCGCAGTATGTGTTAGATAATTTTGCTTCAGTTGAAGAAGCCGTGAATGCATTAGAGAGTGAGCCTTTTATTGTATTGACGGATAAAGTTCCTGGACAAGATAGAATGGCAACACTGCATCTTTCGCTTTCAGATGCAACGGGAGATAGCGCCATTATTGAATATATAAATGGTAAACAAGTGATTCATCACAGTAAAGAGTATCAAGTGATGACGAATTCTCCTATTTTTTCAGAACAATTAGCGTTGAATAGTTATTGGCAACAAATCGGTGGAACCGTGATGTTACCAGGGACGAATCGTGCTTCAGATCGTTTTGCTCGAGCTTCTTTTTATGTGAATGCCATTCCTAAAGCTCAATCGAGTAAAAAATCTCTCGCTAGCGTATTTGGTGTGATTAGAAATGTATCTGTACCTTATGGATTAAGTACAGCTGAATCACCAGAAATTTCATCCACACGCTGGAGAACCGTGGCTGATCATAAAAACCAATTATATTTTTTCGAATCAGCATTATCACCGAATACCTTTTGGGTTAATTTAAAGGAAATCGATTTTTCAAAAGAGAGTGGGAAAGTGATGACATTACCATTAGGTGAGGAGCAATCAATCATCTATTCTGCTAATGCAACCCGTCATTTCAAACCCGCAGAGCCTTTTAAATTTCAAGGATTAGATAATATCCCTTTAAATAACTAG